From the Acidobacteriota bacterium genome, one window contains:
- a CDS encoding alpha-amylase, producing MSPTRPKPWRLHPHLYQINTWAWLEELGAAAGRPFTLADVPDAEWDHLAGLGFDFVYLLGVWKRSIAGRRHFRTDAANFRHFDRAFPGWTLEAVVGSPFSITEYAPDPRIGDWAALDAVRAKLNARGMRLILDFVPNHLGPDHPWIDSHPEYFVGGSQADYQRNPASFILVEPAGRSPYFVARGRDPYFAPWTDTAQVNYFEPAARAAMLEVLRSVARHCDGVRCDMAMLVLNDVFARTWGRLLSGPPPADEFWPAAIAALPQDFLWMAEVYWDMEGTLQDLGFDFTYDKRLYDRLRAGNAHELRAHLSADIAYQSKLARFLENHDEHRAAEAYGRARLPGLAALIATLPGLRFFHQGQFEGRSVHLPMPLNAARAESADLALRAVYERVLHATDDALFHAGTWSLVHAAPDSDRSHEQLLAWSWRLDDGYALVVVNMSAAAAQGRLPVGAQLPAGARFHFVDALDDRYYERERGDLEANGLFVRLDGHAAHLFRVAAAA from the coding sequence ATGTCCCCGACCCGCCCCAAGCCGTGGCGACTTCATCCGCACCTGTACCAGATCAACACCTGGGCGTGGCTCGAAGAGCTCGGCGCGGCAGCCGGTCGCCCGTTCACGCTCGCTGACGTACCTGACGCCGAATGGGATCACCTGGCGGGGCTCGGCTTCGATTTCGTGTACCTGCTCGGCGTATGGAAGCGAAGCATCGCCGGACGGCGCCATTTCCGTACCGACGCGGCGAACTTTCGCCACTTCGACCGCGCATTTCCCGGATGGACGCTCGAGGCGGTGGTCGGCTCGCCTTTCTCGATCACGGAGTACGCCCCGGACCCGCGCATCGGCGACTGGGCAGCCCTGGACGCGGTTCGCGCGAAGCTCAACGCCCGTGGCATGCGACTCATCCTCGATTTCGTACCCAACCACCTCGGCCCGGACCATCCTTGGATCGACTCCCATCCGGAGTATTTCGTCGGCGGCAGCCAGGCCGACTACCAGCGCAATCCCGCGTCATTCATCCTCGTGGAGCCGGCCGGGCGCTCGCCGTACTTCGTCGCCCGCGGGCGCGATCCCTACTTCGCGCCGTGGACCGATACGGCCCAGGTGAACTACTTCGAACCGGCAGCGCGCGCGGCGATGCTGGAGGTGCTGCGCTCCGTGGCCCGGCATTGCGACGGGGTGCGCTGCGACATGGCGATGCTGGTGCTGAACGACGTGTTCGCGCGCACCTGGGGTCGGCTGCTCAGTGGCCCACCGCCGGCGGACGAGTTCTGGCCAGCCGCGATCGCCGCCCTGCCGCAGGACTTCCTGTGGATGGCCGAGGTGTACTGGGACATGGAAGGCACGCTCCAGGACCTGGGTTTCGACTTCACCTACGACAAGCGCCTGTACGACCGGCTGCGTGCCGGAAATGCGCACGAGCTTCGCGCCCACCTTTCGGCGGACATCGCCTACCAATCGAAGCTCGCGCGCTTCCTGGAAAACCACGACGAACACCGCGCGGCGGAAGCCTATGGACGTGCGCGCCTTCCCGGCCTGGCGGCGCTCATCGCCACGCTGCCGGGGCTGCGCTTTTTCCACCAGGGCCAGTTCGAAGGCCGCTCGGTGCATCTGCCCATGCCGCTCAATGCGGCGCGCGCCGAGTCGGCCGATCTCGCGCTGCGTGCGGTCTACGAACGCGTGCTGCACGCGACCGACGATGCGCTGTTTCATGCCGGGACCTGGTCGCTCGTGCACGCCGCGCCCGACAGCGACCGCAGCCACGAGCAGCTTCTCGCCTGGAGCTGGCGCCTTGACGACGGATACGCACTGGTCGTCGTCAACATGTCGGCCGCGGCGGCGCAGGGGCGCCTGCCGGTTGGCGCCCAGCTTCCCGCCGGCGCGCGCTTCCACTTCGTCGATGCGCTGGACGACCGGTACTACGAGCGCGAACGCGGCGACCTCGAGGCGAACGGGCTCTTCGTTCGCCTGGACGGGCACGCTGCGCACCTTTTCCGGGTGGCCGCGGCCGCTTGA